The Sulfitobacter donghicola DSW-25 = KCTC 12864 = JCM 14565 genome has a segment encoding these proteins:
- a CDS encoding crotonase/enoyl-CoA hydratase family protein → MPLTINAADYTNLALEERDGGVWVVTLNRPTKRNALDIDTIEELVQFFSIAPRADVRAVVLAGAGDHFCAGLDLIEHHDEDRSPADFMHVCLRWHEAFNKMEYGGVPVIAALQGAVVGGGLELASSAHIRVMDQTAYFALPEGQRGLFTGGGATIRVTDLVGKSRMIDMMLTGRVYQGQEAVDLGLAQYIVEGSSLEAAIQLAERTAENLPLSNFAICSAVSHMQNMSAMDAAYAEAVVAGVVNTQPDARARLAAFADKSGARVRPNE, encoded by the coding sequence ATGCCGCTTACAATTAACGCCGCCGATTACACTAACCTCGCACTAGAGGAACGCGACGGGGGCGTTTGGGTTGTTACCCTTAATCGACCAACCAAAAGAAACGCACTGGATATCGATACGATTGAAGAGTTGGTGCAATTCTTCTCTATCGCGCCTCGCGCCGATGTACGCGCGGTCGTGCTTGCTGGGGCAGGGGATCACTTCTGCGCAGGGCTGGACCTGATTGAACATCACGACGAAGATCGCAGCCCAGCTGACTTTATGCATGTTTGCCTGCGCTGGCACGAAGCCTTTAATAAGATGGAATATGGTGGCGTTCCGGTTATCGCAGCGCTGCAAGGCGCTGTTGTGGGCGGTGGGCTCGAGTTGGCCAGTTCAGCCCATATCCGCGTGATGGATCAAACGGCGTATTTTGCTTTGCCCGAAGGGCAGCGCGGTTTGTTCACTGGCGGCGGCGCAACAATCCGAGTTACCGATTTGGTCGGGAAGTCCCGAATGATCGACATGATGCTGACTGGCCGCGTGTATCAAGGACAAGAAGCCGTGGATCTAGGGCTTGCACAATACATAGTAGAGGGCTCTAGTTTGGAAGCGGCCATCCAACTGGCTGAACGTACCGCTGAAAACCTACCCCTTTCCAACTTTGCGATCTGCTCGGCCGTCAGCCATATGCAAAACATGTCGGCCATGGATGCAGCCTATGCCGAAGCAGTTGTGGCCGGTGTCGTTAATACCCAGCCAGACGCTCGTGCACGGTTAGCCGCGTTCGCAGATAAAAGCGGCGCGCGGGTTCGCCCAAACGAATAA
- a CDS encoding ETC complex I subunit has translation MRARIYQPSRTAMSSGTAKTNKWVLEFAPAAAREVDPLMGWTSSTDTQSQVRLQFATKEDAVEYASEHGIEAQVQDPNRRKPNIRAGGYGENFATDRRGAWTH, from the coding sequence ATGCGCGCCAGAATCTATCAGCCATCCCGTACCGCAATGTCATCAGGCACAGCGAAGACGAATAAATGGGTGCTGGAATTCGCGCCAGCTGCTGCGCGTGAGGTAGATCCTTTGATGGGGTGGACATCTTCCACCGATACCCAAAGCCAGGTTCGCCTGCAGTTCGCTACAAAAGAAGATGCCGTTGAATACGCATCCGAACACGGTATCGAAGCTCAGGTGCAAGACCCCAACCGTCGCAAGCCAAACATTCGTGCAGGCGGTTACGGTGAGAACTTTGCAACCGATCGCCGCGGTGCTTGGACCCACTAA
- the uvrB gene encoding excinuclease ABC subunit UvrB, with the protein MPYAQTDKSEVTTEILSNAAPDVRNRPKLEGGKKFVLQTEFEPAGDQPQAIKELSEGIRSGERDQVLLGATGTGKTFTMAKMIEETQRPSIILAPNKTLAAQLYGEFKGFFPDNAVEYFVSFYDYYQPEAYVARSDTFIEKESQINDQIDRMRHSATRALLERDDVVIVASVSCIYGIGSVETYGAMTQDLKVGESYDQRQVIADLVAQAYKRNDAAFQRGTFRVRGDSLEIFPAHLDDRAWKLSFFGEELESITEFDPLTGEKTDTMDQVRVYANSHYVTPKPTMNQALVGIKKELRSRLDQLVAEGKLLEAQRLEQRTNFDLEMLEATGVCNGIENYSRYLTGRAPGEPPPTLFEFIPDNAIVFADESHVSVPQIGGMYKGDFRRKMTLSEHGFRLPSCMDNRPLKFEEWDAMRPQSVFVSATPADWELERAGGVFTEQIIRPTGLIDPEIEIRPVDMQVDDLLDEVRKVTANGMRTLCTTLTKRMAEDLTEYMHEQGIRVRYMHSDIDTIERIEILRDLRLGAFDVLIGINLLREGLDIPECGLVAILDADKEGFLRSETSLIQTIGRAARNAEGRVIMYADRITGSMERAMGETERRRAKQIAYNEEHGITPMTVKKNVEDILAGLYKGDTDQSRVTAKIDSKLAGGNMQAVLDGLRADMRKAAENLEFEEAARLRDEVKRLEAVDLTIADDPLARQYAVDKAVDDAQKKSGRSTMGRGGMRGGVKRRGR; encoded by the coding sequence ATGCCTTATGCACAAACCGACAAAAGCGAAGTGACGACAGAGATATTGTCAAACGCTGCGCCCGATGTGCGTAACCGCCCAAAACTGGAGGGCGGCAAGAAATTCGTGCTGCAAACCGAATTCGAACCAGCAGGCGACCAACCACAAGCGATCAAGGAACTCTCCGAGGGCATCCGCAGCGGTGAGCGCGATCAGGTTTTGTTGGGCGCTACGGGCACCGGCAAAACATTTACCATGGCCAAGATGATCGAAGAGACCCAGCGCCCCTCGATCATTCTGGCCCCGAACAAGACACTGGCCGCACAGTTATATGGAGAGTTCAAAGGCTTCTTTCCCGATAACGCCGTGGAATATTTCGTCAGTTTCTATGACTACTACCAGCCCGAGGCCTATGTCGCCCGCTCGGATACTTTCATCGAGAAGGAATCCCAGATCAACGACCAGATCGACAGGATGCGCCACTCGGCCACCCGCGCGTTGCTGGAACGTGATGATGTTGTCATCGTTGCATCCGTTTCATGTATCTACGGTATCGGGTCGGTAGAAACCTACGGTGCGATGACCCAAGACCTGAAGGTCGGGGAATCTTATGACCAGCGTCAGGTCATCGCCGACCTTGTGGCACAAGCCTACAAACGTAACGATGCGGCGTTTCAGCGTGGCACCTTCCGTGTGCGCGGCGACAGCCTAGAGATTTTCCCAGCCCACCTTGATGACCGCGCATGGAAACTGTCGTTCTTCGGTGAAGAGCTGGAAAGCATCACCGAGTTTGATCCGCTGACTGGTGAAAAGACGGATACGATGGATCAGGTCCGCGTTTATGCGAACTCCCACTATGTGACTCCAAAACCAACGATGAACCAAGCATTGGTTGGTATTAAGAAAGAGCTGCGTTCGCGGCTGGATCAGCTGGTTGCCGAGGGCAAGCTGCTAGAAGCGCAGCGGCTAGAGCAGCGCACGAACTTTGACCTTGAAATGCTGGAGGCCACTGGCGTCTGCAACGGTATCGAAAACTACTCGCGCTATCTAACGGGGCGCGCACCGGGTGAGCCGCCCCCAACCCTGTTTGAATTCATCCCAGACAATGCGATTGTCTTTGCCGATGAAAGCCACGTCAGCGTGCCGCAAATCGGCGGCATGTATAAAGGTGACTTTAGGCGCAAGATGACCCTATCCGAACACGGGTTCCGCCTGCCTTCCTGTATGGATAACCGTCCGCTGAAATTCGAAGAGTGGGACGCGATGCGCCCGCAATCGGTTTTCGTATCCGCGACACCCGCGGATTGGGAGCTAGAGCGCGCTGGCGGCGTGTTCACCGAACAAATCATCCGTCCCACTGGGCTGATCGATCCGGAAATCGAAATCCGTCCGGTGGACATGCAGGTGGATGATCTGCTCGACGAGGTTCGCAAGGTGACAGCCAACGGGATGCGAACGCTTTGCACCACATTGACGAAACGCATGGCCGAAGACCTGACCGAATATATGCACGAACAGGGCATTCGCGTGCGTTACATGCACTCGGACATCGACACGATTGAACGCATCGAGATTCTGCGAGATCTGAGGCTGGGTGCTTTTGACGTGCTGATCGGGATTAACTTGCTGCGCGAGGGATTGGACATTCCCGAATGTGGCTTGGTCGCTATTTTGGATGCCGACAAAGAAGGCTTTTTGCGCTCTGAAACCTCTCTCATCCAGACAATCGGGCGCGCGGCGCGAAACGCCGAAGGCCGCGTTATCATGTATGCCGACCGGATCACCGGATCGATGGAACGGGCGATGGGCGAAACCGAACGTCGCCGCGCCAAACAGATCGCCTATAATGAAGAGCACGGCATCACACCGATGACGGTCAAAAAGAACGTCGAGGACATTCTCGCGGGGCTTTACAAGGGGGACACGGATCAATCGCGGGTCACGGCGAAAATCGACAGCAAACTGGCTGGCGGCAATATGCAGGCGGTGCTGGACGGGCTTCGCGCAGACATGCGCAAAGCTGCCGAAAACCTTGAGTTCGAGGAAGCGGCACGCCTGCGCGATGAGGTAAAGCGGCTGGAAGCCGTCGATCTAACCATCGCCGATGATCCTTTGGCGCGCCAATACGCCGTTGATAAAGCTGTAGACGATGCGCAGAAAAAATCGGGGCGTAGCACGATGGGGCGTGGCGGGATGCGCGGCGGTGTAAAACGGCGCGGCCGGTAA
- a CDS encoding glycosyl hydrolase family 28-related protein — translation MNMATTSGNQLTPTPYSEGLAAYSSGNGTAGSPSYANSGNGAFVPADQDFGGALEILKTDSTQQLRYKGQTPIEPGCYIQVKARVKAISGNLPSVRIAAYAAQSNGNAISGVTTTGTLVPLTNYGEIVEVSAIIGVGNREGVDMVWGPTADYGHLGIDLVGQNGGVVRVDDIEINDVSSLFLGDIVATIDVRDFGAIGDGVTDDTAAFQAANSAANDRTVLIPAGTFRLNGDVTFDAPTKFEGTVSMPTSAILLLRQNFDLPNYIQAFDNEEEAFRKAFQALLNNSDHESLDLGGRKVALTGPIDLQAAVANRTRYETRRAIHNGQLIALTGGDWDTTTVTAQATYSASNSRTLTNVANIASIPVGSHVSGAGVGREIYVRSKNEARNELTLNGPLYDAEGTQNFTFQRFKYMLDFSGFDVIAKFILHNIEFQCQELCSGIMLAGAGTIFAVRDCFITTPKDRGITSMGGGCQGMFIERCQFLSSENDIQVSQRKTIALNVNANDVKLRNCRAERFKHFAVMAGQNHLITGNHFFQGDSIAGGIRSAGVVLAEAYASTVFSQNYVDNAFFEWTNERDPSPVFDSGFSFSSLDITSNIFLSGEVSTSFSYLVVKPYGAGHFINGLNVSGNRFRSINGYVNRAERVDTSFADLNYTRMRNVRFEGNSFHGISQPVANPHLIEFQQNTDAQTWVIPTGPGLPFDARSLSIDAVAVRGGVRNAANAYNYDNPFVRAQQGTTADQVHVIWSEAVRGKIAVTVRMDNDVV, via the coding sequence ATCAACATGGCAACCACAAGCGGAAATCAACTCACACCTACCCCATATTCAGAAGGTTTGGCGGCCTACTCTAGCGGAAATGGCACCGCTGGCTCTCCTAGTTATGCCAATTCAGGCAATGGTGCATTCGTTCCAGCAGATCAGGATTTTGGCGGCGCGTTGGAGATTCTGAAAACGGATAGCACGCAGCAACTAAGGTACAAGGGGCAAACCCCAATTGAGCCGGGTTGCTATATTCAGGTTAAGGCGCGTGTAAAAGCGATCAGTGGTAACCTCCCGTCGGTGCGCATCGCAGCATATGCGGCGCAATCGAATGGGAATGCGATTTCGGGTGTGACGACAACGGGAACCTTGGTGCCTTTGACAAACTACGGTGAAATCGTAGAGGTCAGTGCGATTATCGGGGTCGGCAACCGAGAGGGTGTCGATATGGTCTGGGGACCAACGGCGGATTATGGGCATTTGGGCATTGATTTGGTCGGGCAAAACGGCGGCGTTGTGCGTGTCGACGACATTGAGATCAATGATGTGTCCTCTTTGTTTTTGGGCGATATCGTGGCGACGATCGATGTGCGGGATTTTGGTGCCATTGGTGATGGTGTCACAGATGACACTGCCGCATTCCAAGCAGCCAATAGCGCGGCCAATGATCGGACTGTTCTGATCCCTGCTGGCACCTTTCGCCTGAATGGGGATGTGACATTTGATGCCCCAACAAAGTTTGAAGGCACCGTAAGTATGCCGACGTCTGCAATCTTGTTGTTGCGTCAAAACTTTGATCTGCCGAACTATATTCAGGCCTTTGACAATGAAGAAGAGGCCTTTCGAAAGGCGTTTCAGGCCCTGCTGAACAATTCGGATCATGAATCGCTGGATCTGGGGGGGCGCAAGGTTGCCTTGACTGGACCAATTGATTTGCAGGCGGCGGTTGCGAACCGAACGCGATACGAAACCCGCCGTGCGATCCATAACGGCCAGCTTATCGCGCTGACGGGTGGGGATTGGGATACGACAACTGTCACCGCCCAGGCCACCTATTCTGCGAGCAATTCACGTACACTGACCAATGTCGCCAATATCGCAAGCATCCCAGTCGGCAGTCACGTGAGCGGCGCCGGTGTCGGACGGGAAATTTACGTGCGCTCCAAAAACGAAGCCCGAAATGAGCTGACACTGAATGGCCCGTTATATGACGCTGAGGGTACCCAGAACTTTACCTTCCAGCGGTTCAAATACATGCTGGATTTCAGCGGCTTTGATGTGATTGCCAAATTTATCCTGCATAACATTGAATTCCAGTGCCAAGAGCTGTGCAGCGGGATCATGTTGGCGGGTGCTGGTACTATTTTTGCTGTTCGCGATTGCTTTATCACAACACCAAAAGACCGCGGTATTACCTCGATGGGCGGTGGCTGTCAGGGGATGTTCATCGAACGCTGCCAGTTCCTTTCCTCGGAAAATGATATTCAGGTATCGCAGCGCAAAACCATTGCTTTGAATGTGAACGCCAATGACGTCAAATTGCGAAATTGTCGTGCGGAACGGTTCAAGCATTTTGCGGTGATGGCGGGGCAGAACCACTTGATCACGGGGAACCACTTCTTTCAGGGGGATTCAATTGCTGGGGGCATTCGCTCTGCGGGTGTTGTTTTGGCCGAAGCTTATGCTTCGACCGTGTTCAGCCAGAACTATGTGGATAACGCGTTTTTTGAATGGACGAACGAGCGTGATCCCTCGCCTGTTTTTGACAGCGGTTTTTCCTTTAGCTCGTTGGACATCACCAGCAACATCTTCCTGTCTGGCGAGGTTTCAACAAGCTTTAGCTATTTGGTGGTCAAACCCTATGGGGCGGGGCATTTCATCAACGGGTTGAACGTATCCGGCAACCGGTTCCGCAGCATTAACGGTTACGTTAATCGGGCTGAACGTGTGGACACCAGCTTTGCCGATCTGAACTATACAAGGATGCGCAATGTTCGCTTTGAGGGGAATTCGTTTCATGGGATTAGCCAACCAGTCGCGAACCCGCATCTGATCGAGTTCCAGCAAAACACCGATGCGCAGACATGGGTTATCCCGACGGGACCTGGTTTGCCGTTTGATGCACGATCTCTGAGCATTGACGCCGTGGCTGTTCGCGGTGGGGTTCGCAATGCTGCGAATGCCTATAATTACGACAACCCTTTTGTGCGTGCTCAACAAGGGACGACGGCGGATCAGGTGCATGTGATCTGGTCCGAAGCTGTGCGCGGCAAGATCGCTGTTACTGTTCGAATGGATAATGACGTCGTCTAA
- a CDS encoding lysine--tRNA ligase: MSEMRDAAMQSKAWPFEEARRVLKRFQGKTPEKGYVLFETGYGPSGLPHIGTFGEVARTTMIRRAFEAISDIPTRLICFSDDLDGMRKVPSNVPDPAALEEHLQKPLTSVPDPFGTHESFGHHNNARLRKFLDTFGFEYEFYSAAEFYGSGQFDEILLRAAEKYDEIMAVMLKSLREERRQTYSIFLPIHPETGRVMYVPMKEVNAKDGTITFDTPEGEEMTLPVTGGNVKLQWKPDFGARWAALGVDFEMYGKDHSTNTPIYDSICRILGARAPEHFTYELFLDQDGHKISKTSGNGLTIDEWLTYASAESLSYFMYLKPKTAKRMYFDVIPKAVDEYHQQLRAYETQDIKGQLNNPVWHIHGGDVPKSDMVVPFSMLLNLASVSSAEDKAQLWGFIQRYAPEATAETHPGMDAAAGYAVRYYNDFVKPAKVFRAPTELEREALQDLRARLSVWEGGLDAEALQSEVFACGRERFDPLREWFTALYEVLLGASQGPRFGGFIALYGVEETIALIDDALAGKLVE, translated from the coding sequence ATGTCTGAGATGCGGGATGCAGCAATGCAGAGCAAAGCGTGGCCTTTTGAAGAAGCACGTCGCGTACTCAAACGGTTTCAAGGCAAGACGCCTGAAAAGGGATATGTTCTGTTTGAAACAGGCTATGGGCCATCTGGTTTGCCCCACATCGGGACCTTTGGAGAGGTTGCGCGCACGACGATGATCCGCCGCGCGTTTGAAGCGATCAGCGACATTCCAACGCGTCTGATTTGTTTCTCGGATGATTTGGACGGGATGCGCAAGGTGCCGTCGAATGTGCCTGACCCAGCTGCGTTGGAAGAGCACCTGCAAAAGCCACTTACCTCGGTGCCTGATCCCTTCGGCACGCACGAAAGCTTTGGCCACCATAACAACGCGCGTTTGCGCAAATTCCTTGATACCTTCGGGTTCGAGTATGAGTTTTATTCAGCAGCTGAATTTTACGGCTCAGGTCAGTTTGATGAAATCCTGCTGCGCGCTGCTGAAAAATATGATGAGATCATGGCCGTGATGCTGAAATCCCTTCGGGAAGAGCGCCGCCAGACTTATTCCATTTTCCTGCCGATCCATCCTGAAACGGGCCGCGTGATGTATGTGCCGATGAAGGAAGTAAACGCCAAGGATGGCACGATCACCTTTGACACCCCAGAGGGTGAGGAGATGACGCTGCCGGTGACGGGTGGGAACGTAAAGCTACAGTGGAAACCGGATTTCGGTGCGCGCTGGGCGGCTTTGGGTGTGGATTTTGAGATGTACGGCAAGGATCACTCAACCAACACGCCGATCTACGATTCGATTTGCCGGATCTTGGGCGCGCGTGCACCCGAGCATTTCACTTATGAGCTGTTTCTGGATCAGGACGGGCATAAGATTTCCAAGACATCAGGCAATGGCCTGACAATCGACGAATGGCTGACCTATGCCAGCGCCGAGTCTTTGTCGTACTTTATGTACCTCAAACCAAAGACCGCAAAGCGGATGTATTTTGATGTGATCCCGAAAGCTGTTGATGAGTATCACCAACAGTTGCGCGCCTATGAGACACAAGACATCAAAGGCCAGCTGAACAATCCTGTTTGGCACATTCATGGTGGTGACGTGCCAAAGTCGGACATGGTTGTGCCGTTTTCGATGCTGCTAAACCTCGCGTCTGTTTCTTCGGCTGAGGATAAGGCGCAGCTTTGGGGCTTTATCCAACGCTATGCGCCCGAAGCGACAGCCGAAACACATCCGGGCATGGACGCGGCGGCAGGCTATGCCGTGCGTTATTACAATGACTTTGTGAAACCGGCGAAAGTGTTTCGTGCACCGACTGAACTGGAGCGCGAAGCCTTGCAAGACCTACGTGCGCGCCTTTCTGTTTGGGAAGGTGGATTGGACGCCGAGGCCTTGCAATCAGAGGTATTTGCCTGCGGTCGCGAGCGGTTTGACCCGCTGCGGGAGTGGTTTACAGCGCTGTATGAAGTGTTGTTGGGCGCCAGCCAAGGCCCTCGTTTCGGTGGCTTTATTGCCCTGTATGGCGTGGAAGAGACCATCGCGCTGATCGATGATGCGCTTGCTGGTAAATTGGTAGAGTAA
- a CDS encoding tellurite resistance TerB family protein — protein MTENLSLTLSPQDCLVAVMVAVSASDEDIRTTELIKIQSAVNLLPIFAEFDVDRIKTVSQMVFDLFEQEDGLDALFGLIKEALPNRLNETAYALACDVAAADGTLEEAELRLLEEIRYELEIDRLYAAAIERGARARHLV, from the coding sequence ATGACCGAGAACCTTTCCCTAACCCTCAGCCCCCAAGACTGCCTCGTCGCAGTTATGGTCGCCGTATCCGCATCAGACGAAGATATCCGCACAACCGAACTGATCAAAATCCAGTCCGCTGTAAACCTGCTTCCTATCTTTGCCGAATTCGATGTCGACCGTATCAAAACAGTCAGCCAGATGGTTTTTGACCTCTTCGAACAAGAAGACGGCCTAGACGCGTTGTTTGGTCTCATCAAGGAAGCTCTGCCAAACAGGTTAAACGAAACGGCCTATGCCCTTGCCTGTGATGTGGCCGCAGCCGATGGCACATTAGAAGAAGCTGAACTGCGCCTTTTGGAAGAAATCCGCTATGAGCTTGAAATCGATCGCCTTTACGCGGCTGCAATCGAACGTGGCGCAAGGGCGCGCCATCTGGTTTAG
- the dacB gene encoding D-alanyl-D-alanine carboxypeptidase/D-alanyl-D-alanine endopeptidase yields MTRLFSRRYFLGTLAAASAAGAGHAAPPAESLRPVLRGEDFFKRAVRSVEDILREAKLAGKVSFAVSNTSTGQGLETQEAAVGRPPASVAKAITALYALDTLGAEHRFETQLLATGGVVDGMIMGDLVLVGGNDSTLDTDALANMAANLKEAGIVGVKGAFKVFEAGLPVLPRIDPKQPDQVGYNPGVSSLALNYNRVHFEWKRANGNYAVTMEGRTKKYRPSVRMAAMQIRDRSTPIYTYEDRNGVDAWTVARGALGRGGSRWLPVRKPGLYAGEVFQSVAAAQGLRIGAPQLVELLPAGEVLVRHQSPTLRRILKDMLKWSTNLTAEMMGLAASTQRAGKPQSLQESASRMNKWAIENLGMTEVSLVDHSGLGDDSRLTAKDMVTALLKVHSEGLREILKPIAMRDEKRKVINDHPIQVHAKTGTLNFVSSLAGYLTGPDGTEMAFAIFAADEDIRATLTRAEREGPAGGVSWNRRAKRMQQQLIERWGVLYGA; encoded by the coding sequence ATGACACGCTTATTTTCTCGTCGGTATTTTTTGGGAACTCTTGCAGCGGCTAGTGCCGCAGGAGCAGGGCATGCAGCGCCGCCCGCAGAATCCCTTCGCCCTGTTTTGCGCGGTGAAGATTTCTTTAAGCGCGCGGTTCGAAGCGTTGAGGATATTCTGCGCGAGGCGAAGCTGGCTGGCAAAGTTTCATTTGCGGTTTCGAATACATCGACAGGTCAGGGGCTAGAAACACAAGAAGCTGCGGTTGGCCGTCCACCTGCAAGCGTAGCCAAGGCCATCACAGCTCTTTATGCGCTGGATACATTGGGGGCTGAACATCGTTTCGAAACACAGCTGCTTGCGACGGGCGGTGTCGTTGACGGGATGATCATGGGTGATCTGGTCTTGGTTGGCGGAAATGATTCCACGCTGGATACAGATGCGCTGGCAAATATGGCCGCCAACTTGAAGGAAGCAGGGATCGTCGGTGTTAAGGGGGCGTTCAAAGTGTTCGAAGCGGGCCTGCCTGTTTTGCCACGGATTGACCCTAAGCAACCTGATCAAGTTGGTTATAACCCGGGCGTTTCTTCTTTGGCATTGAATTATAATCGGGTGCATTTTGAGTGGAAACGCGCCAACGGAAACTATGCTGTCACCATGGAAGGGCGGACAAAGAAATATCGGCCGTCTGTTCGAATGGCCGCGATGCAAATTCGGGACCGCTCAACACCGATTTATACCTATGAAGACCGCAATGGTGTGGATGCTTGGACTGTTGCGCGCGGGGCTTTGGGCAGAGGTGGATCGCGCTGGCTGCCGGTTCGTAAACCCGGATTATATGCAGGCGAAGTTTTCCAAAGTGTAGCTGCCGCCCAAGGGCTACGCATTGGCGCGCCGCAACTTGTTGAATTATTACCTGCAGGAGAGGTTTTGGTGCGCCACCAAAGCCCGACCCTGCGCCGTATCCTGAAAGATATGTTGAAGTGGTCAACGAACCTAACCGCTGAGATGATGGGGTTGGCGGCATCGACGCAACGCGCTGGGAAACCACAAAGCCTGCAAGAATCAGCCAGCCGTATGAATAAATGGGCCATTGAAAACCTTGGTATGACAGAGGTTTCTTTGGTCGATCATTCCGGTTTGGGCGATGATAGCCGTCTAACGGCAAAGGATATGGTGACTGCGCTGCTCAAGGTTCATAGCGAAGGGCTGCGCGAGATTTTAAAGCCAATCGCCATGCGGGATGAAAAGCGTAAGGTGATCAACGACCACCCGATTCAAGTGCACGCAAAGACGGGGACCTTGAATTTTGTGTCCTCATTGGCGGGGTATTTAACGGGGCCGGATGGCACAGAAATGGCATTTGCCATATTTGCGGCTGATGAAGATATTCGCGCGACGCTCACACGCGCAGAACGCGAAGGCCCAGCAGGCGGGGTGAGCTGGAACCGCCGCGCAAAGCGGATGCAGCAACAGCTTATTGAGCGCTGGGGCGTTTTATACGGCGCCTAA
- a CDS encoding DMT family transporter — protein sequence MQRAVFVMFLAMSLIPTGDSAAKILTSSYDTAPIFAAWSRFVFGALILLPLAPRNSWALLANWRIWLRALSLALSIFCIQQALQIEDMATVFAAFFIGPLVSFVLAALFLKEQVSPLRTLLVIIGFVGVVIVVRPGHDVSTGVLWAVASGASYGAFLTMSRWLGPLASPMAMTFIQLFISALLFLPFGAAAIPPFSGAVVGLTAASAVCSMLGNLLLLYVYTLVPATRLAPLVYFQLVAAVGLGWFIFAELPDVWTMAGLAIILTSGIVSTRLR from the coding sequence ATGCAGCGCGCCGTATTTGTCATGTTTTTAGCCATGTCGCTCATCCCTACAGGGGATAGCGCCGCAAAAATTCTAACGTCTAGCTATGATACCGCCCCTATCTTTGCTGCTTGGTCACGGTTCGTCTTCGGAGCCCTCATTCTACTTCCTCTTGCGCCGCGCAATTCTTGGGCGCTGTTGGCCAATTGGCGGATTTGGCTACGCGCCCTCTCTTTGGCCCTTAGCATTTTCTGCATCCAACAGGCGCTTCAAATTGAAGATATGGCGACAGTTTTCGCTGCCTTCTTTATTGGCCCTCTGGTCAGCTTCGTATTGGCAGCCCTTTTTCTGAAAGAACAGGTAAGCCCCCTTAGAACCCTTTTGGTCATCATAGGCTTTGTCGGAGTGGTAATCGTCGTCCGCCCAGGCCATGACGTAAGCACTGGTGTGTTATGGGCGGTTGCATCAGGGGCCAGCTATGGCGCTTTCTTGACGATGTCGCGTTGGCTTGGCCCATTGGCATCCCCCATGGCGATGACATTTATCCAATTGTTCATTTCGGCCTTACTTTTTTTGCCCTTTGGTGCCGCCGCCATTCCCCCGTTTTCTGGGGCAGTTGTCGGCCTTACGGCCGCGTCGGCTGTGTGCTCCATGTTGGGCAACCTGCTGCTGCTTTACGTATACACGCTGGTTCCGGCCACGCGGCTTGCACCTTTGGTCTATTTCCAACTTGTGGCCGCAGTGGGGTTGGGATGGTTTATCTTTGCCGAATTGCCAGATGTCTGGACCATGGCTGGCCTTGCAATCATCCTAACTTCGGGGATCGTCTCAACGCGCTTACGTTAA
- a CDS encoding nicotinate-nucleotide adenylyltransferase: MRYDIPYASRGQVIGLLGGSFDPAHAGHAHITREALKRFGLDQVWWLVSPGNPLKEHGPAALADRIKHAGRVMRHPKVKITGIENRLGTRFTAETLRGLQRLYPQQRFVWLMGADNLAQFHRWQDWQDIANRVPLGILARPGQRMSARMSRAASLYAPYRIAGRNSQLLAHADAPAWCFVNVPMMDVSSSEIRAAGNWLT; encoded by the coding sequence TTGCGCTATGACATACCATATGCCTCTCGCGGCCAAGTGATTGGTTTGTTGGGCGGATCTTTTGATCCTGCCCACGCTGGGCATGCGCATATTACACGCGAAGCTTTAAAACGGTTCGGTTTGGATCAGGTGTGGTGGCTGGTAAGCCCGGGCAATCCCTTAAAGGAGCATGGGCCCGCTGCCTTGGCCGATCGGATAAAGCATGCGGGCAGGGTCATGCGGCACCCCAAGGTTAAAATTACGGGAATAGAAAACAGGCTGGGGACACGGTTTACGGCAGAGACGCTCAGAGGATTGCAGCGCCTTTATCCGCAACAAAGGTTCGTTTGGCTAATGGGCGCAGATAATCTGGCGCAATTCCATCGTTGGCAGGATTGGCAAGACATCGCAAACCGCGTGCCGTTGGGCATTCTGGCCCGTCCGGGACAAAGGATGTCGGCACGGATGAGCAGGGCCGCCTCGCTTTATGCACCTTACCGAATTGCGGGGCGCAATAGTCAGCTGTTGGCGCATGCGGATGCGCCTGCATGGTGCTTTGTTAATGTGCCGATGATGGATGTATCGTCGTCTGAAATTCGCGCAGCTGGCAATTGGTTAACGTAA